The genomic segment CATTGGCCTCGATCCGGCGGAAATGCCCGAGCATGTCGTCGTAGGACCAGGCGTCGTTGCTGCCCAGGTACTCGGCCCAGCCGTCATAGTCTTCCTTCTGGCCGCGCATGTAGACCATGGCGTTGACCGCGCTTCCCCCGCCCAGCGCCTTGGCCACCGGCACGATCGGCCCGCGCCCGCCCAGTTGCGGCTGCGGTACGGTGTGGTGCATCTCCAGGAAATCGTCGCGTCCCAGATACTTCATGTATCCGGCCGGCATCGCCATCAGTCGCGCCGTGCGCCGCGGCCCGCGTTCGATGATGGCGACCCTGAGCCCATAGTCGCGCACGAGCCGCATGGCCGCCACGCAGGCGGACGAACCGCCTCCTGCGATGACGATGTCGTAGACCGGTTCTGTCATGGATGAGTTCTCTCCCCGCCAAGTGATAGCGGCAGGGAGCGGCCGGCGTCTAGTTCCAGCGGGCCCGCGCGTCGCCCGGGGCAGCCACCCGCATGGCGGGCCGTGGCGGGGCGGCGACTGCCCGTTGCAGCATCGAGGCGATCAGCACGTCCTCGGGCATCGGCTGGCCGAAGAAGAAGCCTTGCCCCACGTCGCACCCCATGCCCTGCAGCACGATCATGTCGGCGGCCTTTTCCACCCCGATCCCCACCGTCACGCAGCCGAGCAGGTGCGCCAGGTCGATGACCGAACGGCAGGCGGTGGATTTGACCAGGTCCACCGCGCAATCGCCCACGAAGGCACGGTCGACCTTGAGCTCGGCGATCGGCAGCGCCCGCAGGTTGGCGAGCGAGAGCCCGCCATGCCCGAACTCGTCGATCGCCAGGTAGGTTCCGCAGGCGGTGAGCCCCCGACTCACCGCCTGCACTTCGGCCAGGTTTTGATGGATCTGCGCTTCGGTGACGTCCAGCAGCAGACCTGGCCATTTGTGGTGTTTGGGGCCGTAGGCGAGCACCAGCTCGCTGATCGGCAGGTTGAGGAGGCCCGTCATGGGCATGTTGACCGCCAGCCGCAGCGGAATGCCGAGCCGGGAGAAATGCGTGGCCGCCTTGAGCGCGCTGATCAGCGCCCGCTCGGCGAGCGCCAGCAGGTCGCCTTCGCTGGCTCCGGTCATGAATTCAGCCGGGCGCAGCAGCCCCAGCTCAGGGTGCCGCAGCCGCGCGAACGTCTCGACGCCGGCGATCTGGCGCTTCTTGAGGTCGATCTTGGGCTGGTACCAGAATTCGATCTGGTTGCGCGCCAGCGCGTCGTGCACGTCCACGAGCGGCCCGCTGCCGGGCGCCGCCAGCTTCTGGTCCAACAGCAGCCTGCGCACCGCGCTTGCCGAGATCGGCTTGCCGAGCGGGGCCAGCATGTTGAGCGCCTCGCGCACGCCCATGCGGCGCATCGACTCCACCACGGGCGAACCCTGCGGGCCCACCAGTTGCACCCCGCCCGAGAACCGGGCCTGGCCAAGCCGCTCGAGCACGTCGAGGGCCTGTTCGCCCTGGGCGCGGACATCGAGGAAAATGAGTTCGGGCGTGGAGCGCCGCAACCCTGCGGCAAGGGTTTCGCCTTTGGCGAACAGCACGGCGTCCACGCCCGATGCCGATAGCATCGCTGCCAGTTGTTGGGCGCTCGCGGCGTCCGGATCGACGATGAAGATCAGAGAGCGGGGAGGGGCGACGGTTCCACAGGCGCCCGGCTGCGTATCGGCGGCCAGGCCAGAGGGGATTGTATCGATCCCGGTGGTTCCAGCGTCGATGCCATCCAGCATCTGGAACCAGGTGCGCAATTCTTTGAGCATTATCGAACCAGAGCGCCGTCCTGGCGCATATAAGCGCAAGCTATAGGGGCAACCCCTTAAGACGGGATGTGCCCAAAGCCTTGCATTTTCATGGCTTTGTCAGTCCCCTGGTAACCGCGCCGGCCCTGCGGCGGCGTGGCTTCAGGATCAGCCAGCCGCCGGCCGCCAGCACCAGTCCGCCGGCCACCACGAGGCTCCCGAGCGAGGGCCCCGCGCCCGGACCGAACACCACCTGATTCATGATCCGCCCCGGCGCCAGCGTGAAGATGCCGGTCACCGCCAGCGCGACGACGTAAAGGCTCTGCATCGTGCGCCGATGCGCGCCGATCCGTCCGGCCCGGGCGTGGCCCACGCCCTTGTAGAGGGCGTAGAGCGTGAAGACCGAAACCAGGTGGATGGGGCTGAACGGCCCGAGCATGCGGATTTCCCAGATGAGGAAAGAGCTGGCGGCGACCACCACCATCAGCGCCACCCAGGCCCGGCCGAGGCCCCTGTGCCGGTCATTGCCCTTGGGTAGGAACAGGGTCACCCCGCCGATGGCGAACGCGGCCATGCCCGCCAGCGCGTGAATCTGGATGATGGGCGAGGCGACCAGAAGCGGTTCCAGGCTCATCGCCGCCTCACGCCATCGCCACGCGCAGGCGCAGGCCCGTGCGTACCAGCATCATCGTGCAGAAGAACCCCGAGACCAGCGCCGTCACCAGCTGGAAGCCGCCGCTCGCCGCTGTCGCCGGATCGATCGCGCCGATGACCGAGGCGACATAGTGGCTGGCAAAGATGGCAAGGATCACGAGGAGCGAGGTCAGTTCGCCCTTGATGCGCAGCCGCCCGTCCGCGAGCCGCACTGCCGCGTTGCGCCGCTCCAGCGCCACGCCCGCCGCGCCGCCCGCCACCATGCCCAGCACGAACCCTTCGAGCGTCGCCGCGCCGAACCCGGCGCTGGCCAGCCCGCTGAGCGCCAGCCCCGCCACGATCAGCGGAAACACCACCAGCCGGCTCACGGTCACGTCGCGGTCCTGCATGCGGCGCACGCCGATCACCAGCACCAGGAGCAGGGCGCCCCAGACCCAGCCGGGCGTATGAGTGAGAATGTCGAGGAAGGAAGGCTGCTGCATTTTTGTCGATTCTCCATTCTGGGCGGCGCCCCTGCGGCCCGCCGTCGGTGCAGCGGTCTTGACGCGCCCCTCGCGGCCCGGCAAATCCGGATACGTCAATCCGGAACCTGCTTCGTGAACAGCAGCCCCCTGCATTTCGCGCTTCGTGAATTACGGCTGAGCTTTTCCAATCCCCGCGCCCTGGGGGTGATGCTGGTCGTCGCCGTGGTC from the Youhaiella tibetensis genome contains:
- a CDS encoding EAL domain-containing protein gives rise to the protein MLKELRTWFQMLDGIDAGTTGIDTIPSGLAADTQPGACGTVAPPRSLIFIVDPDAASAQQLAAMLSASGVDAVLFAKGETLAAGLRRSTPELIFLDVRAQGEQALDVLERLGQARFSGGVQLVGPQGSPVVESMRRMGVREALNMLAPLGKPISASAVRRLLLDQKLAAPGSGPLVDVHDALARNQIEFWYQPKIDLKKRQIAGVETFARLRHPELGLLRPAEFMTGASEGDLLALAERALISALKAATHFSRLGIPLRLAVNMPMTGLLNLPISELVLAYGPKHHKWPGLLLDVTEAQIHQNLAEVQAVSRGLTACGTYLAIDEFGHGGLSLANLRALPIAELKVDRAFVGDCAVDLVKSTACRSVIDLAHLLGCVTVGIGVEKAADMIVLQGMGCDVGQGFFFGQPMPEDVLIASMLQRAVAAPPRPAMRVAAPGDARARWN
- a CDS encoding DUF6622 family protein; translated protein: MQQPSFLDILTHTPGWVWGALLLVLVIGVRRMQDRDVTVSRLVVFPLIVAGLALSGLASAGFGAATLEGFVLGMVAGGAAGVALERRNAAVRLADGRLRIKGELTSLLVILAIFASHYVASVIGAIDPATAASGGFQLVTALVSGFFCTMMLVRTGLRLRVAMA
- a CDS encoding DUF2306 domain-containing protein, which produces MSLEPLLVASPIIQIHALAGMAAFAIGGVTLFLPKGNDRHRGLGRAWVALMVVVAASSFLIWEIRMLGPFSPIHLVSVFTLYALYKGVGHARAGRIGAHRRTMQSLYVVALAVTGIFTLAPGRIMNQVVFGPGAGPSLGSLVVAGGLVLAAGGWLILKPRRRRAGAVTRGLTKP